In one Candidatus Ozemobacteraceae bacterium genomic region, the following are encoded:
- the kdsB gene encoding 3-deoxy-manno-octulosonate cytidylyltransferase, with protein MGAERTYSVLGVVPARLASTRLPEKMLADVAGKPLIVRTAIAAAESGAFDRVIVATDSERIVAAVTAAGFEARMTDPALPSGTARTAVISNDIQYDVYVNVQGDEPLIDAEGLKRLTASFADPDVDMATLWYPLADADRDNPNAVKVVADAHENALFFSRSLIPYPRNGEGFAPRKHIGVYGYRRDTLRRLVSLPPCDLERIESLEQLRALYHGVRIRLVAASRETLGVDTGADLERVRAVFEGRLR; from the coding sequence ATGGGCGCTGAACGCACGTATTCCGTCCTCGGCGTCGTTCCCGCTCGTCTCGCCTCGACGCGGCTCCCCGAGAAAATGCTCGCCGACGTCGCGGGCAAGCCCCTGATCGTGCGCACGGCCATCGCCGCCGCCGAAAGCGGCGCGTTCGACCGGGTAATCGTCGCGACCGACAGCGAGCGCATCGTCGCGGCCGTCACGGCCGCCGGCTTCGAGGCACGGATGACCGATCCGGCCCTCCCGTCCGGGACCGCCCGCACCGCCGTCATATCTAATGATATACAATACGACGTCTACGTCAACGTCCAGGGCGACGAACCGCTCATCGACGCCGAAGGGCTGAAGCGGCTCACGGCGTCGTTTGCCGATCCCGACGTCGACATGGCGACCCTGTGGTATCCGCTGGCCGACGCAGATCGCGACAACCCGAACGCGGTGAAAGTCGTCGCCGACGCCCACGAAAACGCGCTCTTCTTCTCGCGCAGCCTGATCCCCTACCCCCGTAACGGCGAGGGGTTCGCGCCGCGTAAACATATCGGCGTCTATGGTTACAGGCGCGACACGCTTCGCCGCCTCGTTTCCCTGCCGCCGTGCGATCTCGAGAGAATCGAGAGTCTCGAACAACTCCGCGCACTGTATCATGGAGTCCGCATCCGTCTCGTGGCCGCTTCGCGTGAGACCCTCGGCGTCGACACCGGCGCCGACCTCGAGCGCGTCAGGGCCGTCTTCGAAGGGAGGCTTCGCTGA
- the rfaE2 gene encoding D-glycero-beta-D-manno-heptose 1-phosphate adenylyltransferase: protein MTTQSQASFWEADLAALVRTLGSASPALSESFARAAALLCESLSGGGQVLACGNGGSAADVEHMIGELTGRFLYDRPPLAGVALTCGSAAITAIGNDYGYEEIFRRQVLALGRRGDVLVGISTSGTSKNVVRAIEAAHEKGMKVVALTGPADSAISAIADVTLRAPSPETPRIQEVHAALIHSLCRAVETTLFPEKAKPAMPSNRILSGSEIDRLATAAAAAKLRMVFTNGCFDILHPGHVALLQAARAEGDFLVLGLNTDDSIRRLKGPTRPFHTFEDRASVLAALSCVDYVIGFDEDTPLELIRRIVPKVLVKGGDYTRDTIVGADVVEAAGGRVVVYPLVEGHSTTRILNGNGR from the coding sequence ATGACCACCCAGTCTCAAGCCTCCTTCTGGGAAGCGGATCTCGCAGCTCTCGTTCGCACGCTCGGAAGCGCATCGCCCGCGCTGAGCGAGTCGTTCGCGCGCGCCGCCGCCCTCCTGTGCGAGTCTCTTTCCGGGGGCGGCCAGGTCCTCGCCTGCGGGAACGGCGGGTCGGCCGCCGATGTCGAGCACATGATCGGCGAACTCACCGGCCGGTTCCTCTACGACCGCCCGCCGCTGGCCGGCGTCGCCCTGACCTGCGGGTCGGCCGCCATCACGGCGATCGGCAACGATTACGGCTACGAAGAAATCTTTCGTCGCCAGGTGCTCGCGCTCGGCCGCCGGGGCGACGTCCTCGTCGGCATTTCCACGAGCGGCACCTCGAAGAACGTCGTCAGGGCGATCGAAGCCGCCCACGAGAAAGGCATGAAGGTCGTCGCCCTGACCGGCCCCGCCGATTCGGCGATCTCGGCGATCGCCGATGTCACCCTCCGGGCGCCGAGTCCCGAGACGCCGCGCATCCAGGAAGTCCACGCCGCACTCATTCATAGCCTCTGCCGCGCCGTCGAGACGACGTTGTTCCCGGAAAAGGCCAAGCCCGCCATGCCTTCGAACCGCATTCTGAGCGGAAGCGAGATCGACCGTCTCGCGACGGCCGCCGCAGCGGCGAAGCTTCGCATGGTGTTCACGAACGGCTGCTTCGACATCCTCCATCCCGGCCACGTGGCGCTCCTCCAGGCCGCGCGTGCCGAGGGCGATTTCCTCGTCCTCGGGCTGAACACCGACGATTCGATCAGGCGCCTGAAAGGCCCGACCCGGCCGTTTCACACGTTCGAAGACCGCGCCTCCGTCCTGGCGGCGCTCTCCTGCGTCGATTACGTCATCGGCTTCGACGAAGACACGCCGCTCGAGTTGATCAGGCGCATCGTTCCGAAGGTCCTGGTCAAGGGCGGCGATTACACGCGCGACACGATCGTCGGCGCCGACGTCGTCGAGGCGGCGGGCGGCCGCGTGGTCGTGTATCCGCTCGTCGAGGGCCATTCCACCACGAGGATCCTGAACGGCAATGGGCGCTGA
- the rfaE1 gene encoding D-glycero-beta-D-manno-heptose-7-phosphate kinase, translating to MITRARLKSVLAKFSRLHIAVLGDVMLDEFVWGKVERISPEAPVPIVQIKRETWRPGGAANVASNLVALGAKADICGIIGDDGAGRRLTEALNAERIGTSGLIADSGRRTTVKTRVLGQNQQMLRIDREYTDPIDYQCQKNLASELWKKAPDLSGVIVSDYAKGVVVAELLSQVIERFKGAGKPVTIDPRPKNGPLYKGASIITPNTREAEELLGRKFENEADVIKAGLDLVKQLRLDAALITRGEHGMSLFEKGRQPMTIPTRALEVFDVTGAGDTVIAAFSLALAAGSPMAEAAEIANLAAGVVVGIVGTATATPKAVLDHYDRINMQPVENGLNA from the coding sequence ATGATCACACGCGCCCGTCTCAAGAGCGTCCTCGCGAAGTTTTCCAGGCTTCATATCGCCGTGCTCGGCGACGTCATGCTCGATGAGTTCGTCTGGGGAAAGGTCGAGCGCATCTCCCCCGAAGCCCCCGTTCCGATCGTCCAGATCAAGCGCGAGACCTGGCGCCCCGGCGGCGCGGCGAACGTCGCAAGCAACCTGGTCGCCCTCGGCGCGAAGGCCGACATCTGCGGCATCATCGGCGACGACGGCGCGGGAAGGCGCCTCACCGAGGCACTGAACGCCGAACGAATCGGAACGTCCGGCCTCATCGCCGACTCCGGCCGCCGGACGACCGTGAAGACGCGCGTTCTCGGCCAGAACCAGCAGATGCTCCGCATCGACCGCGAGTATACCGACCCGATCGACTACCAGTGCCAGAAGAACCTCGCGAGCGAGCTCTGGAAAAAAGCCCCCGATCTGAGCGGCGTGATCGTGTCGGATTACGCCAAAGGCGTCGTCGTCGCCGAACTCCTGAGCCAGGTCATCGAACGATTCAAGGGCGCCGGGAAACCCGTCACGATCGACCCGAGGCCGAAAAACGGACCGTTATATAAAGGTGCATCCATTATCACGCCCAACACCCGCGAGGCCGAGGAACTGCTCGGGCGCAAGTTCGAGAACGAGGCCGACGTCATCAAGGCCGGGCTCGACCTGGTCAAGCAACTCAGGCTCGACGCGGCGCTCATCACGCGGGGCGAGCATGGCATGAGCCTGTTCGAGAAGGGCAGGCAGCCGATGACGATCCCAACCCGTGCGCTCGAGGTGTTCGACGTGACGGGCGCCGGCGACACGGTCATCGCGGCCTTCAGCCTCGCCCTCGCTGCCGGAAGCCCCATGGCCGAGGCCGCCGAGATCGCGAACCTGGCGGCGGGCGTCGTCGTCGGCATCGTCGGCACCGCCACGGCCACTCCCAAAGCCGTTCTCGACCACTACGACCGCATCAATATGCAGCCCGTCGAAAACGGGCTGAACGCGTAA
- a CDS encoding FUN14 domain-containing protein, with protein MTRGAAGRIGAAVALVVLVAADAWAAGTGGAVASGPADGSGFFSQLPPEVNFAITTLGFGGIAGWCVGFTLKKFAKMAALVVGTVFIAIQYLAYNQYVTVDWDKIRQTVPDSGLQQIWMGLMSVFTYNFPFAGAFAAGFLLGFRKG; from the coding sequence ATGACACGAGGCGCGGCTGGACGGATCGGCGCTGCCGTCGCTTTGGTGGTGCTCGTCGCCGCCGATGCGTGGGCGGCCGGAACGGGGGGCGCGGTCGCATCGGGACCCGCCGATGGTTCGGGCTTTTTCTCGCAGTTGCCGCCGGAAGTGAACTTCGCGATCACCACCCTCGGGTTCGGCGGAATTGCCGGCTGGTGCGTCGGATTCACGCTGAAAAAGTTCGCGAAGATGGCCGCGCTGGTCGTCGGAACCGTCTTCATCGCCATCCAATACCTGGCCTACAATCAGTATGTGACCGTCGACTGGGACAAAATCCGGCAGACCGTGCCGGACAGCGGTTTGCAACAGATCTGGATGGGACTGATGTCGGTGTTCACCTACAATTTCCCGTTTGCCGGGGCATTCGCCGCCGGCTTCCTCCTGGGATTCCGAAAAGGCTGA
- a CDS encoding GAF domain-containing protein: MSAGTSSVGLDLKYRIFIFNIALVFAVLAIATWFELNRLNDAAGDHVSRESQRLSKTLEGILPRMIMTHDTGGLNDLAKKITSPELPGNEIVSVAILDKQLQEIAFADQGWRERHDGSLKLPPTFIVQKPIKTPGQQEAVGYLRFTFSMADLERSRSAVVFDNLVLALLMALVAFFWAWYLSSLIVRPVKVLLDAAERISAGDLTGARIDVGGDSELVALVTAFNRMSETIGLHLEDLRQKNGALDRRVFELSTLHQAARAINSVLNLDQLYERIVDTAISILGGVKRCSLMLIDRRTNEFMVRVAKGLDVGLLPPTRRVPIGDGVAARVCISGEPVIINDVPEGDSRKLEVARIPRSSLCVPLKIGDEVVGVLSASNKISGEPFTSDDQALLETLATQSGIAIKNGRFYQDLNRKILELNTLHDIGRNLSVVLDIQRLLEMVVDQTSRVLGGVRSISLILYDEMTGKLHVRVHRGLSPEYAVRPIEIGDGIAGKVFAKCEPLMINDLPSDTPQDSSAPSGRSSLCVPLIVKEHAIGVLSVSEKLSGEIFDDNDLSLLVTLASQISIALHNAKLYEDLEASYLSAVRALANSLDAKDAYTRGHSERVAAFSVEIGRRMGLKPEAIKNLQIGALLHDIGKIGISENIINKPARLTPDEYELIKTHPVRGANIIEPASFLKEKVPLIKHHHERFDGKGYPDGLSGDAIPLLARIVCVADSWDAMTSKRAYRNVVPKEQAVQELLKCAGTQFDPKIVAAFIEVLQDEKTVESILGLGYS; encoded by the coding sequence ATGAGCGCTGGTACCAGTTCCGTCGGTCTCGATCTGAAATACCGGATCTTCATCTTCAATATCGCTCTCGTGTTCGCCGTGCTGGCCATCGCCACCTGGTTCGAACTCAACCGGCTCAACGACGCCGCCGGGGACCACGTGTCCAGGGAGAGCCAGCGGCTCAGCAAAACGCTGGAGGGCATCCTCCCGCGCATGATCATGACGCATGACACGGGCGGGTTGAACGATCTTGCCAAGAAAATCACCTCTCCGGAACTGCCGGGGAACGAGATCGTCTCGGTCGCGATCCTGGACAAACAATTGCAGGAGATCGCGTTCGCCGATCAGGGCTGGCGCGAGCGCCACGATGGCTCTCTCAAGCTGCCTCCGACGTTCATCGTGCAGAAGCCGATCAAGACACCCGGCCAGCAGGAGGCCGTGGGGTATCTGCGTTTCACGTTCTCGATGGCCGATCTGGAGCGCTCCCGCTCGGCCGTCGTGTTCGACAATCTTGTGCTGGCGCTGCTGATGGCTCTGGTCGCCTTTTTCTGGGCATGGTATCTGTCCTCGCTGATCGTCCGGCCCGTCAAGGTTCTGCTCGATGCGGCCGAGCGTATTTCCGCCGGCGATCTGACGGGAGCCCGCATCGACGTGGGCGGCGATTCCGAGCTGGTCGCGCTGGTGACCGCGTTCAACCGCATGTCCGAAACGATCGGTCTGCATCTCGAAGATCTGCGGCAGAAGAACGGCGCGCTCGACCGGCGAGTGTTCGAACTCTCGACCCTGCACCAGGCCGCCCGGGCGATCAATTCCGTCCTGAACCTTGACCAGCTGTACGAGCGCATCGTCGATACGGCGATATCGATCCTCGGCGGCGTCAAACGCTGCTCGCTGATGCTCATCGACAGGCGAACGAACGAGTTCATGGTGCGGGTCGCGAAGGGGCTCGACGTCGGCCTGCTTCCCCCCACGCGGCGAGTTCCGATCGGCGACGGCGTTGCGGCGCGGGTGTGCATCTCCGGCGAACCGGTGATCATCAACGACGTGCCGGAGGGCGATTCCAGAAAACTCGAGGTGGCCCGAATTCCGCGGAGTTCGCTCTGCGTGCCCCTCAAGATCGGCGACGAGGTCGTCGGCGTGCTGTCAGCCAGCAACAAAATTTCGGGGGAGCCCTTCACGAGCGACGATCAGGCGCTTCTCGAAACGCTGGCGACGCAGAGCGGCATCGCGATCAAGAACGGCCGGTTCTATCAGGACCTGAACCGCAAGATCCTCGAGTTGAACACCCTGCACGATATCGGCAGGAACCTTAGCGTTGTGCTTGATATACAACGACTACTCGAGATGGTCGTCGACCAGACGTCGCGCGTGCTCGGCGGCGTCCGTTCCATATCGCTCATCCTGTACGACGAGATGACGGGAAAGCTGCACGTGAGGGTTCACCGCGGCCTGAGCCCCGAGTATGCCGTCCGACCGATCGAAATCGGAGACGGGATCGCCGGGAAGGTGTTCGCGAAGTGCGAACCGCTGATGATCAACGACCTGCCGTCCGACACCCCGCAGGACTCCTCCGCGCCGAGCGGCCGCAGTTCGCTCTGCGTCCCCCTCATCGTAAAGGAACACGCGATCGGCGTGCTGTCGGTTTCCGAAAAACTCTCGGGCGAGATTTTCGACGACAACGATCTGAGTCTGCTCGTGACGCTTGCGTCGCAGATCTCGATCGCCCTTCACAACGCCAAGCTGTACGAAGACCTCGAGGCTAGCTACCTGTCGGCCGTGCGCGCCCTCGCGAACTCCCTCGACGCGAAAGATGCATACACGCGCGGCCACAGCGAACGCGTCGCGGCGTTTTCCGTCGAGATCGGCCGGCGCATGGGGCTGAAGCCCGAAGCGATCAAGAACCTCCAGATCGGGGCTCTTCTCCACGACATCGGAAAGATCGGCATCTCGGAAAACATCATCAACAAGCCCGCTCGGCTGACCCCCGACGAATATGAGCTCATCAAGACCCACCCGGTCCGGGGCGCGAACATCATCGAACCGGCCAGTTTCCTCAAGGAGAAGGTGCCCCTGATCAAGCACCATCACGAACGCTTCGACGGAAAGGGCTATCCCGACGGCCTGAGCGGTGACGCCATCCCTCTTCTCGCGCGCATCGTCTGTGTCGCCGACTCGTGGGATGCGATGACCAGCAAGCGTGCGTACAGAAACGTCGTCCCGAAGGAACAAGCCGTGCAGGAACTGCTGAAATGCGCCGGAACGCAGTTCGATCCCAAGATCGTCGCCGCCTTCATTGAAGTGCTGCAGGATGAGAAGACCGTCGAATCCATTCTCGGGCTGGGGTATTCATGA
- the recJ gene encoding single-stranded-DNA-specific exonuclease RecJ → MIRHWKLIEADEAGIEALARRTGFPSLLLRILWNRGMKDEASIERYFEPRSRTLATPFLLDGICRAVDRIVFAIERDESIRVYGDRDVDGITSTVLLLETLKRYTERADCTIPVIEDGYGLNRDYLDTAKRDGVGLIITVDCGIGNVDEVEYARQLGIDVIVTDHHEPPAVLPRAVALIDPKLPGTVYPQKDMAGVGVSLKLALALELALGKGMGRPLIAFDLDGPEIDVLRFHPREGFVRLKHVNLGAMQGATILFFSPEERRQIVELLPELKKLPMSDGRSGQLCLTTLAEMVLPDIPSPDKQRLTSAFSLPTDVGGARRLVVMYLKLMEAQDTGVRSLWQRALDILTIGTVADMVPMRGENRTMAQMGLKFVSNTKRLGLLELYTLLGWRQRQVSERDISFNIAPILNSSGRLRTAQIAVDLLTTDSPDRARELARELFELNIERKKLAEEGYRNVREHLLRQNDVRQDKLLLVAAPFPNQGVTGIVATRLMLEFCRPVIVLLEDHGRWLGSARSFKNVNMMNALHAGAPHLEKYGGHVGAAGLTVALNNIELLRRALRAYAAEGISEADLQAEWLIDAEVSIDIVNESLLADLLKFAPFGIDNPAPLFVARRIPFYEIRKVGETRSHLRFKFRKSSGAAVFGIGFGLGKLLDVDQVTDGVCDLVFSVDANDYNGVRSAQVVVYDVSFPGQRVLEPAEMPALVDNVAVEPEGMPI, encoded by the coding sequence ATGATACGTCACTGGAAATTGATCGAGGCGGACGAGGCCGGCATCGAGGCGCTGGCTCGCCGGACGGGGTTCCCGTCGTTATTGCTGCGCATTCTCTGGAATCGCGGCATGAAGGACGAGGCTTCGATCGAGAGGTATTTCGAACCCCGCAGCCGGACGCTTGCGACCCCCTTTCTGCTCGACGGCATCTGCCGCGCCGTCGATCGTATTGTTTTTGCTATAGAACGTGACGAAAGCATCCGGGTCTACGGAGACCGCGATGTGGACGGGATCACATCCACCGTCCTTCTGCTCGAGACTCTGAAACGGTACACCGAACGCGCCGACTGCACGATTCCGGTCATCGAGGACGGATACGGGCTGAACCGCGATTATCTCGACACCGCGAAACGCGACGGGGTCGGGCTCATCATCACCGTCGACTGCGGCATCGGAAACGTCGATGAGGTCGAGTATGCGAGGCAGTTGGGCATCGACGTGATCGTGACCGATCACCACGAGCCGCCGGCCGTTCTCCCCAGGGCCGTTGCGCTGATCGACCCGAAACTCCCCGGAACGGTGTATCCCCAGAAGGACATGGCCGGCGTCGGGGTTTCCTTGAAGCTCGCCCTGGCCCTCGAACTCGCGCTCGGCAAGGGCATGGGGCGGCCCCTCATCGCGTTCGACCTGGACGGCCCCGAGATCGACGTTCTCCGCTTTCATCCGCGCGAAGGGTTCGTTCGCTTGAAGCACGTCAACCTGGGGGCGATGCAGGGCGCCACGATCCTTTTTTTCAGCCCGGAGGAGCGGCGGCAGATCGTCGAGTTGCTTCCCGAACTCAAAAAACTGCCGATGAGCGACGGGCGGTCGGGGCAGCTCTGCCTGACCACGCTCGCCGAGATGGTGCTGCCGGACATCCCGTCTCCCGACAAGCAGCGGCTGACGTCGGCGTTTTCTCTTCCGACCGACGTCGGCGGGGCACGGCGCCTCGTGGTGATGTATCTGAAACTCATGGAGGCGCAGGATACGGGCGTCCGGTCCCTCTGGCAGAGAGCCCTGGACATCCTGACCATCGGAACGGTGGCTGACATGGTTCCGATGCGGGGTGAGAACCGGACCATGGCCCAGATGGGGCTCAAATTCGTCTCGAACACGAAACGCCTCGGTCTGCTGGAATTGTATACCCTGCTCGGCTGGCGGCAGCGGCAGGTGAGCGAGCGCGACATCAGCTTCAACATCGCGCCAATCCTGAACTCGTCCGGGCGTCTTCGCACCGCCCAGATCGCCGTCGATCTGCTGACAACGGATTCTCCCGACCGGGCGAGAGAACTGGCGCGGGAACTGTTCGAGCTGAACATCGAGCGGAAGAAACTCGCCGAGGAAGGATACCGGAATGTCCGTGAGCACCTGCTTCGCCAGAACGACGTGCGGCAGGACAAGCTGCTCCTCGTCGCGGCGCCGTTCCCCAACCAGGGCGTTACCGGCATCGTGGCGACGAGGCTCATGCTCGAGTTTTGCAGACCCGTGATCGTCCTGCTCGAGGACCACGGCCGATGGCTCGGCTCGGCGCGCAGTTTCAAGAACGTGAACATGATGAACGCCCTCCATGCGGGGGCCCCGCATCTCGAGAAATACGGCGGTCATGTGGGAGCGGCGGGGCTTACCGTCGCGCTGAACAACATCGAACTCCTGAGACGTGCGCTTCGTGCCTACGCGGCGGAAGGGATATCCGAGGCCGATCTCCAGGCGGAATGGCTGATCGACGCCGAGGTGTCCATCGACATTGTCAATGAGTCGCTCCTGGCCGATCTCCTGAAGTTCGCGCCGTTCGGAATCGACAACCCCGCGCCTCTCTTCGTCGCTCGGCGCATCCCGTTCTACGAAATACGAAAAGTCGGCGAGACCAGGAGTCATTTGCGATTCAAGTTCCGGAAAAGCTCCGGCGCTGCCGTCTTCGGAATCGGCTTCGGGCTCGGCAAGCTTCTCGACGTCGATCAGGTGACGGACGGGGTGTGCGACCTCGTCTTCAGCGTCGATGCCAACGATTACAACGGCGTGCGTTCGGCGCAGGTCGTGGTGTACGATGTATCATTCCCCGGGCAACGCGTCCTTGAGCCTGCCGAGATGCCGGCCTTGGTCGACAACGTCGCCGTGGAGCCGGAAGGGATGCCGATATGA
- a CDS encoding late competence development ComFB family protein, which yields MINYEHPPLNRYDFSRLENMWLPLILDVIKGMIERWEMCECHDCVLDTVALALNSLPPKYWVGGKYDAFMPPDVFLADANNRLLAEQAVIKALSLVSKNPHH from the coding sequence ATGATCAATTATGAACACCCTCCCCTGAACCGATACGACTTTTCCCGCCTCGAAAACATGTGGCTGCCGCTGATTCTCGACGTGATCAAGGGCATGATCGAGCGCTGGGAGATGTGCGAGTGTCACGACTGCGTGCTCGACACCGTCGCTCTCGCTCTCAACAGCCTGCCGCCCAAATACTGGGTCGGGGGCAAATACGACGCGTTCATGCCGCCCGACGTGTTTCTGGCCGATGCGAACAACCGGCTCCTTGCCGAGCAGGCTGTCATCAAAGCTCTGTCGCTGGTGTCGAAGAATCCCCACCATTGA
- a CDS encoding tetratricopeptide repeat protein, whose amino-acid sequence MNSYNNTIIWFVRLGLVLLTTVAFFPALEAGFITWDDPAMVLDNPYFHDLSPTSLLKLFSQPYMTVYQPLTVLSLAVQFRVAGMDPFFFHLGNLLLHIANVLLALELSRRLGLRLTWACAAAALFAVHPGRVESVAWITERKDVLFAFFYLLGLHLQLAGPDTKAPRLRLSVTLCVLLSLLSKPTAISFPFVLAVLNHFKNTGTVLETMKQCRFLFIIIGIVGIIAVSGAAAEPQRNQYHDAADSGVADRIGRVFIATGALFRCVAVPIDIPLFIPYVPPGQWPPQALSWGIASALFCALLVASRKAPLRYCGLLFFPVALLPVSAGIFFHGLGQFFTASWHAYLPAFGLFLCVADALQSASAFLRERKMLIWETVLLAAALCAGSWMAHETALRCAFYQDAITFWNEVVRQTPHYIAFNNRGMAQFLAGDAENARSDFRIVTRLQPRYARGWVHLAAAELSLGRPNDARAILEKAVAEWPGEPMIHDYLGLIAAGASRTAEAVAHYSEALRLDPGYVASLNNRAALYLRTGEVGKAIADLDAALRIKPGDMRLRNLRNSIVSGISRGGGD is encoded by the coding sequence ATGAATAGTTATAACAATACCATCATCTGGTTCGTGCGTCTGGGACTCGTCCTGCTGACGACCGTCGCGTTTTTTCCGGCTCTCGAGGCGGGGTTCATCACCTGGGACGACCCGGCCATGGTTCTCGATAATCCCTATTTTCACGATCTTTCGCCGACATCACTCCTGAAGTTGTTCTCACAACCGTACATGACGGTGTATCAACCCCTGACCGTCCTCTCGCTCGCCGTTCAATTCCGCGTCGCGGGCATGGACCCGTTCTTCTTCCATCTGGGCAACCTCCTGCTCCACATCGCGAACGTGCTGCTGGCCCTCGAACTGTCGCGCAGACTCGGCTTGCGCCTCACCTGGGCGTGCGCCGCCGCCGCGCTCTTCGCCGTTCATCCGGGCCGCGTCGAGTCCGTGGCCTGGATCACGGAGCGAAAAGACGTCCTGTTCGCCTTTTTCTACCTCCTCGGACTGCATCTGCAGCTTGCCGGCCCGGACACGAAGGCGCCGCGCCTCCGGCTGTCGGTCACCCTCTGCGTTCTCCTCAGCCTCCTGTCGAAACCGACGGCGATCTCGTTTCCTTTTGTCCTGGCGGTTTTGAACCATTTCAAGAACACCGGTACCGTCCTCGAAACCATGAAGCAATGCCGATTTCTTTTTATCATCATCGGCATCGTCGGAATCATCGCCGTGTCGGGAGCCGCGGCGGAACCGCAACGGAATCAGTATCACGACGCGGCCGACAGCGGCGTCGCCGACCGGATCGGACGCGTTTTCATCGCCACCGGCGCCCTTTTCCGCTGCGTGGCGGTTCCGATCGACATTCCCCTGTTCATTCCCTATGTTCCTCCCGGGCAGTGGCCTCCCCAAGCGCTTTCCTGGGGCATCGCCTCAGCGCTCTTCTGCGCCCTTCTCGTCGCTTCCCGCAAAGCACCTCTCCGATACTGCGGCCTGCTCTTTTTCCCGGTCGCCCTTCTGCCCGTGAGCGCAGGCATTTTTTTTCACGGCCTTGGTCAGTTTTTCACGGCCTCCTGGCATGCGTATCTTCCGGCATTCGGCCTGTTTTTGTGCGTTGCCGATGCGCTTCAGTCCGCCAGCGCCTTTCTCCGCGAACGCAAGATGCTGATCTGGGAAACGGTGTTGCTGGCCGCTGCGCTCTGCGCAGGCTCGTGGATGGCGCACGAAACCGCCCTCAGATGCGCTTTTTATCAAGACGCGATCACGTTCTGGAACGAAGTCGTCAGGCAGACGCCCCATTACATCGCCTTCAACAACCGCGGGATGGCGCAGTTCCTGGCTGGCGATGCCGAAAACGCCCGCTCGGATTTCCGCATCGTCACGAGGCTTCAGCCGCGCTACGCCAGGGGCTGGGTTCATCTCGCCGCCGCCGAACTCTCCCTCGGACGGCCCAACGATGCCCGGGCGATCCTCGAAAAAGCCGTGGCGGAATGGCCGGGCGAACCGATGATTCACGACTATCTCGGCCTGATCGCCGCGGGCGCCTCCCGGACGGCCGAGGCCGTCGCCCATTATTCCGAAGCCCTGCGCCTCGACCCGGGATACGTCGCCAGCCTGAACAACCGCGCCGCCCTCTACCTGAGGACCGGCGAAGTCGGGAAGGCCATCGCCGACCTGGACGCCGCTCTCCGGATCAAGCCGGGAGATATGCGGCTGAGGAATCTCCGAAATTCTATCGTTTCAGGTATATCTCGAGGCGGAGGCGACTGA